In Bacillus cytotoxicus NVH 391-98, the following are encoded in one genomic region:
- the putP gene encoding sodium/proline symporter PutP, translated as MSTQMLTLTSISIYMLGMLLIGYFAYKQTSNLTDYMLGGRTLGPAVTALSAGASDMSGWLLMGLPGAMFSVGLSSSWIAIGLTLGAYANWIYVAPRLRIYSEIANNSITIPEFLEHRFHDKSHMLRLVSGLVIMIFFTFYVASGLVSGAVLFQNSFGINYHIGLFIVAGVVVAYTLFGGFLAVSWTDFVQGIIMVVALILVPTVTIMNVNGLGSAFHTIQSIDPTLLDIFKGTSVLGIISLFAWGLGYVGQPHIIVRFMAISSVKEIKSARRIGMSWMVFSVIGAMFTGLIGIAYYSKYDLTLANPETIFLELGRILFHPLITGFLLAAILAAIMSTISSQLLVTSSAVTEDLYRTFFKRSASDKELVFVGRMAVLIIALIGCGLAYKQNDTILALVGYAWAGFGSSFGPAILLSLYWKRMTKWGALAGMIAGAATVITWTQFPFLKDFLYEMIPGFAVSLLVIVVVSLFTTPSKEVEKQFEEFEKTA; from the coding sequence ATGAGTACGCAGATGTTAACTTTAACTTCGATCTCTATCTACATGCTCGGGATGTTACTAATTGGCTATTTCGCCTATAAACAAACATCCAACTTAACAGATTATATGCTTGGCGGGCGTACACTAGGCCCCGCAGTAACAGCCTTAAGTGCTGGAGCATCCGATATGAGCGGTTGGCTTTTAATGGGCTTACCCGGTGCAATGTTTAGCGTTGGATTAAGCAGCAGCTGGATTGCGATTGGCCTAACACTTGGCGCATACGCAAACTGGATCTATGTTGCTCCTCGCTTACGTATCTACTCTGAAATTGCAAATAACTCTATTACTATCCCAGAATTTTTAGAACATCGTTTCCACGACAAATCTCATATGTTACGACTTGTATCTGGACTTGTTATTATGATTTTCTTTACTTTCTATGTAGCTTCTGGATTGGTTTCAGGTGCGGTCTTATTCCAAAATTCATTTGGTATTAACTATCATATTGGATTATTCATTGTCGCAGGTGTTGTTGTCGCTTACACATTATTTGGTGGTTTCTTAGCAGTAAGCTGGACAGACTTCGTGCAAGGTATCATTATGGTAGTAGCACTTATTCTTGTTCCAACCGTAACAATCATGAATGTAAATGGACTTGGTTCTGCATTTCATACCATTCAATCCATCGATCCAACATTGTTAGATATATTTAAAGGTACTTCTGTATTAGGCATTATATCCTTATTTGCATGGGGTCTTGGTTATGTTGGACAACCTCATATTATCGTACGCTTTATGGCTATTTCTTCTGTTAAAGAAATTAAAAGCGCACGCCGAATTGGTATGAGCTGGATGGTTTTCTCTGTTATTGGAGCTATGTTTACCGGTCTTATTGGTATTGCTTATTATTCAAAATATGATTTAACATTAGCTAATCCGGAAACAATTTTCCTTGAATTAGGACGGATTTTATTCCATCCACTCATTACTGGATTTTTATTAGCCGCCATTTTGGCAGCAATTATGAGTACAATCTCATCTCAACTTCTCGTTACTTCAAGCGCAGTAACAGAGGACTTATATAGAACATTCTTTAAACGTTCTGCTTCTGATAAAGAACTTGTTTTTGTCGGTCGTATGGCGGTTCTCATTATTGCACTGATCGGATGCGGATTGGCATATAAACAAAACGATACAATTCTAGCACTTGTTGGATATGCGTGGGCTGGTTTCGGCTCTTCATTTGGTCCTGCTATTTTATTAAGTTTATATTGGAAGCGCATGACAAAATGGGGGGCGCTAGCTGGTATGATTGCTGGAGCGGCAACTGTTATTACATGGACGCAATTTCCATTTTTAAAAGACTTCTTATATGAAATGATTCCAGGGTTCGCAGTCAGCTTGCTTGTCATTGTGGTTGTCAGCTTATTCACAACACCTTCAAAAGAAGTCGAAAAGCAGTTTGAAGAATTTGAGAAAACTGCATAA
- a CDS encoding L-lactate permease translates to MDVLLALIPILMIFICLFLFKQTSLKASLISYAICTGIVLLTPMFRLQIGEVVHATIKGGLICFIVGYVLFFGILLFHLMNKMGYINQAAKFIKQVTKDRLLQMLFMCFGICPLIESVSGFGIGFMVAAPIFLSLGYQPFQAVLLSFIGLLASSWGAMATGTIIGAQLVHISLVQFGTSTALFSIPFFAYFIVLSLYVVGGWEAVKQKWKEGLGFFLLFSISIYLSNAYVSVELAGILSSIVTIACGLTIIKLTAKQESRMLSEHAATIERGPSIVKIMSPYLFLTACILLSRLVPTFHHTLQSYAVLNLPSYSYKLELLYSPGFWLGVTCLFTIFVFRVPSAIIKESLFQTVKQWIPFAITTTMFIAISELMGAAGMHSLLADVAGNTFGTLFVFVAPFIGGIGGFLTGSNAGSNAMFINLQMQTAQNVGLPWQYVTSLQNTASSVATIACPSRITLGAYLCNVPFRENELLKKTTLMIFGAVLIVGIEVLIWYIF, encoded by the coding sequence ATGGATGTATTACTAGCCCTTATTCCGATTCTGATGATTTTTATTTGTTTATTTCTGTTTAAACAAACATCATTAAAAGCATCGCTAATTTCTTATGCTATTTGTACGGGCATCGTGTTATTAACACCGATGTTTCGTCTGCAAATCGGGGAAGTAGTGCATGCAACGATTAAGGGTGGATTAATTTGTTTTATCGTCGGATATGTTTTGTTTTTTGGTATTCTTTTATTTCACCTCATGAACAAAATGGGATATATTAATCAAGCGGCAAAGTTTATTAAACAAGTGACAAAAGATCGTTTGCTACAAATGTTATTCATGTGTTTTGGCATTTGCCCGCTTATTGAATCAGTCAGTGGATTTGGCATCGGTTTTATGGTAGCGGCACCTATTTTTCTTTCGCTCGGTTATCAGCCGTTTCAAGCTGTTTTATTATCGTTTATCGGTTTACTAGCAAGTTCATGGGGAGCGATGGCAACGGGAACCATTATTGGAGCACAGCTTGTTCATATATCGCTCGTTCAGTTTGGAACTAGCACAGCACTGTTCAGTATTCCTTTCTTTGCATACTTTATTGTACTTTCCTTATATGTTGTTGGCGGATGGGAAGCAGTGAAACAAAAATGGAAAGAAGGACTCGGCTTTTTTCTCTTATTTTCTATTTCTATTTATCTTTCAAATGCATATGTAAGTGTCGAGTTGGCCGGTATTTTAAGTTCAATTGTAACGATTGCATGTGGTTTGACCATAATAAAACTGACCGCGAAGCAAGAGAGTAGAATGTTATCAGAACATGCAGCAACGATAGAGCGGGGGCCTTCCATTGTTAAGATTATGAGTCCTTATCTCTTTTTAACAGCTTGTATTTTATTATCTCGCCTCGTTCCTACTTTCCATCATACATTACAATCTTACGCTGTTTTAAATTTACCATCTTACTCTTATAAACTAGAACTACTATATTCCCCGGGATTTTGGCTTGGTGTTACTTGTTTGTTTACTATTTTTGTCTTTCGTGTACCATCTGCGATTATAAAAGAATCATTATTTCAAACGGTAAAACAATGGATTCCGTTTGCGATTACAACGACAATGTTTATTGCCATTTCAGAACTAATGGGAGCCGCAGGGATGCATTCCTTGTTAGCAGATGTAGCAGGAAATACATTTGGAACGTTATTTGTCTTTGTAGCACCTTTCATCGGTGGAATTGGCGGCTTTTTAACAGGAAGCAATGCTGGATCTAATGCGATGTTTATTAACCTGCAAATGCAAACAGCACAAAACGTAGGATTGCCATGGCAATATGTTACAAGTCTACAAAATACGGCATCATCAGTAGCAACCATTGCCTGTCCATCGCGGATTACACTTGGAGCTTACTTATGTAATGTTCCATTTCGCGAAAATGAGTTATTGAAGAAAACAACACTCATGATTTTCGGCGCAGTGTTGATTGTAGGTATCGAGGTCCTTATTTGGTATATATTCTAA
- a CDS encoding DUF2278 family protein — MPLKNYGVLKGKAIQSRSGKGKTPHYQVHLQGEQGVDYRIAINVKSQRYPSEVLYFASENIKSDAITILLSLPFGFTKVKQNEPKVALDYVRGKLFDARQMIPLPPEKSGANNDLNEKIEQYIKRAIVEEATIYAFGERWGPEENTPDAYFHFKPGNGIHDIHMNQGNVEKWKKDDGIWQDGGILIHFEKQDKWAGIFLAFQSQSWCTDENGHALAPVEECNYRGRK, encoded by the coding sequence GTGCCGCTAAAAAACTATGGTGTATTAAAAGGAAAAGCAATACAGTCTAGGAGTGGAAAAGGGAAAACACCTCATTATCAAGTCCATTTACAAGGTGAACAAGGAGTGGATTATCGAATTGCGATTAATGTGAAGTCACAAAGGTATCCATCAGAAGTACTATATTTCGCAAGCGAGAATATAAAATCAGACGCGATTACCATTTTACTAAGCTTGCCATTTGGTTTTACAAAGGTGAAGCAGAACGAACCGAAAGTTGCATTGGATTATGTGAGAGGGAAGTTGTTTGATGCAAGACAAATGATTCCTTTACCACCAGAGAAATCAGGCGCCAACAATGACTTAAATGAAAAAATAGAACAGTATATAAAACGAGCAATAGTCGAAGAAGCAACTATTTATGCATTTGGAGAGCGATGGGGGCCAGAAGAAAATACGCCAGATGCTTATTTTCACTTTAAACCAGGAAATGGTATCCATGATATTCATATGAATCAAGGGAATGTGGAAAAGTGGAAAAAGGATGATGGCATATGGCAAGATGGCGGGATATTGATTCATTTTGAAAAACAAGACAAGTGGGCTGGTATTTTCCTTGCCTTTCAATCACAGTCATGGTGCACAGACGAGAATGGGCATGCTCTTGCCCCTGTGGAGGAGTGTAACTATAGAGGTAGAAAGTGA